A single window of Leeuwenhoekiella sp. MAR_2009_132 DNA harbors:
- a CDS encoding glycoside hydrolase family 43 protein, with product MKLIGFFLFLIMFTQSCVSQNATNKHFEPGKIWKDTDGKHINAHGGGIYFEDGTYYWYGEHKDRSSIAQVGVRVYSSTDLFNWKNEGVALAVSTDLDSEITKGSVIERPKVVYNKKTGKYVMWFHLELKDQGYHAARTGVAISDLPTGPFHYLKSYRPNAGVWPLNFPLKNQETQKNDASLEWWTPEWSAALVEGLYVRRDFEEGQMSRDMTIFVDDDDKAYHIHSSEENQTLHISELTDDYLDFTSRWVRMQPGGQNEAPAVFKQDDTYYMITSGLTGWAPNPARSFSAKSIWGPWESLGNPAKGKRAEVTFNSQSTHVLPVEGKENTFLYMGDRWNPKNHIDGRYIWLPILIKDEKPQIKWMDTWNFADYNATQP from the coding sequence ATGAAATTAATCGGCTTTTTTCTTTTTCTTATAATGTTCACACAATCGTGTGTATCTCAAAACGCAACTAATAAGCATTTTGAGCCTGGTAAAATTTGGAAAGACACAGACGGTAAACATATAAATGCACATGGCGGTGGTATTTATTTTGAAGATGGTACTTACTACTGGTATGGGGAGCATAAAGACCGAAGCAGCATAGCTCAGGTAGGAGTGCGAGTTTACTCTTCAACAGATCTTTTTAACTGGAAGAATGAAGGGGTAGCTCTTGCGGTAAGTACAGATTTAGATTCAGAAATCACTAAAGGATCTGTAATTGAAAGGCCTAAGGTAGTATATAATAAAAAGACCGGTAAGTATGTAATGTGGTTTCACCTTGAGCTTAAAGATCAAGGATATCATGCGGCACGTACCGGTGTTGCAATTAGTGATTTGCCTACAGGTCCATTTCACTACTTAAAGTCGTATAGACCCAATGCGGGAGTATGGCCATTAAATTTTCCTTTAAAAAACCAAGAGACACAGAAAAATGATGCCAGCCTTGAATGGTGGACACCAGAATGGAGTGCTGCCTTAGTTGAAGGTCTATATGTACGCAGAGATTTTGAAGAAGGGCAAATGTCTCGGGATATGACCATTTTTGTTGATGATGATGATAAGGCTTACCATATTCACTCTTCTGAAGAAAACCAGACGCTTCATATTTCAGAATTAACAGACGATTACCTTGATTTTACTTCTAGATGGGTGCGTATGCAGCCCGGAGGTCAAAATGAAGCACCGGCAGTTTTTAAACAGGATGACACCTATTATATGATTACATCAGGCCTAACCGGTTGGGCACCCAATCCTGCAAGATCCTTTAGCGCAAAATCTATATGGGGGCCTTGGGAATCTCTGGGCAACCCGGCAAAGGGTAAGCGCGCTGAGGTAACCTTTAATTCACAAAGCACTCATGTATTACCGGTTGAAGGTAAAGAGAATACATTTTTATATATGGGTGATCGCTGGAATCCTAAAAATCATATTGACGGCAGATACATCTGGTTACCTATACTAATCAAAGATGAGAAACCCCAAATAAAGTGGATGGATACGTGGAATTTTGCAGACTATAATGCTACGCAACCCTAG
- a CDS encoding DUF4959 domain-containing protein has protein sequence MKTKFLNYLAVLGLIIGISCSDEDLQTPLENNANAPSQVTDVSVENLRGKARVSYKLPKDQDLLYVKASYTLANGREMEVKTSFYNSSMLLEGFSGAQANEVKITTVNRSEKESAPVLVTVNPLRAPIFDVYESIESGAAFGGVYLKADNPDREDIALLLMEKDDLGDWVINPNSIYTSTDEITSTIRGFDTLSQEFAITVRDRWLNYTDTLFTTIKPLFEEAIPKSGYRGLALPNDAPRHNSTPLSGLWDGNLMNWSGVYLTQGTYTENLHMFTIDMGVEAKLSRVVIWDYPEYFNGRTYYYKGCMKRFEIYGSDELDTSGDLASWTLLGTYEEVKPSGLPYGQQNNEDYETAVAGFSWEIPADVPKMRYLRIRNLENWEGGKSLAIGEIQIYGNTNF, from the coding sequence ATGAAAACAAAATTTTTAAATTATTTAGCAGTTTTGGGGTTGATCATTGGGATATCTTGTTCTGATGAAGATTTACAAACCCCTTTAGAAAATAACGCTAATGCTCCTTCGCAAGTTACAGATGTTAGCGTAGAAAACTTACGAGGTAAAGCAAGGGTTTCGTACAAACTACCCAAAGACCAGGACTTGCTCTATGTAAAAGCAAGTTATACACTCGCTAATGGCCGAGAAATGGAAGTAAAAACTTCATTCTACAATTCAAGTATGTTGTTAGAAGGATTTTCTGGAGCACAAGCTAATGAGGTTAAGATTACTACTGTTAATCGTAGTGAAAAAGAATCTGCTCCCGTGTTAGTAACAGTAAACCCATTAAGAGCTCCCATATTTGATGTATATGAGAGCATAGAGTCTGGTGCGGCATTTGGTGGGGTTTATCTAAAGGCAGATAATCCTGATCGAGAAGATATAGCCTTATTACTTATGGAAAAAGATGATCTGGGCGATTGGGTAATTAACCCCAATAGTATTTATACTTCTACAGATGAGATTACAAGTACCATTCGCGGTTTTGATACCCTATCACAGGAGTTTGCTATAACCGTTAGAGATCGCTGGTTAAATTATACAGATACATTATTTACCACAATTAAACCGCTTTTTGAAGAAGCTATTCCTAAATCTGGATACAGAGGGTTGGCATTACCTAACGATGCACCGCGTCATAATTCTACACCGCTTAGTGGTCTATGGGACGGTAATTTAATGAACTGGTCTGGAGTGTATTTAACACAGGGTACTTACACAGAAAATTTGCACATGTTTACTATAGATATGGGGGTAGAGGCAAAACTGAGCCGGGTAGTTATTTGGGATTATCCTGAGTATTTTAATGGGCGTACGTATTACTATAAAGGTTGTATGAAGCGCTTTGAAATTTATGGAAGTGATGAATTAGATACTTCCGGAGATTTAGCAAGCTGGACACTTTTAGGAACTTATGAAGAAGTTAAGCCTTCCGGGCTTCCTTACGGTCAACAAAACAATGAGGACTATGAGACTGCTGTAGCTGGTTTTAGTTGGGAGATCCCTGCAGATGTACCTAAAATGAGATACCTGCGTATACGTAATCTAGAAAACTGGGAAGGTGGCAAAAGTTTAGCCATAGGTGAAATTCAGATTTACGGTAATACTAATTTTTAA
- a CDS encoding RagB/SusD family nutrient uptake outer membrane protein, with protein MNMIFNTKKSKKRLHSLVLSVIALMLLSSCEEEFLDVVPDNVNTVDKVFNLRNEAEKYLFTCYSYMPANGNLQGNPAFLAGDELWIPDEFQAITVNSLNIALGLQRTGDPYNNYWDGRFQAKPMFQGIRHCNIFIENLEDPLQVPDIDASERERWIAEAKFLKAYYHFYLMRMYGASPIIRENVSIDADASEFDIPRSPYDEGIDYVVELLDEAAAILPPSIADQNTEYGRITSVIAKGLKARVLLTAASPLFNGNEDLSGVINPDGTALYNTTYELSKWQEAADAALEAIETAENAGHALYEFAGNTFNLSDTTATKLSIRNAVTLRRSQEVLWPNTQSIVTDLQRQTMAPLSIDDNHRSAEKIVSPTLDMAKLFYSKNGVPINEDKNLNFNNILEIREANASEGNNILQGYRTSRLNFDREHRFYANLGFDGSIWYRNADQDVENESHIEGKYADYAGSNHAFFFNVTGYYLKKLVNNDQSFGANGSSFRSYAWPELRLADLYLMYAEALNEINGPSGEVLQYLDLIRDRAGLEGVETSWTQFSNNPNKPNSQNGLREIIHQERLIELAFEGQRYWDLLRWKKAVREFNQPIQGWNVYGEDEAAYYQIRTLHQQRFVAPRDYFWPIWEYALLQNSNLVQNPGWN; from the coding sequence ATGAATATGATATTTAATACTAAAAAAAGCAAAAAACGTTTGCATTCGTTAGTGCTTTCGGTAATTGCCTTAATGCTACTGAGCTCTTGTGAAGAGGAGTTTCTGGATGTAGTACCAGATAATGTGAATACTGTAGATAAAGTTTTTAATCTGCGAAATGAAGCCGAAAAATACCTATTTACATGTTATTCATATATGCCGGCAAATGGCAATTTACAGGGTAATCCGGCATTTTTAGCAGGAGACGAACTATGGATTCCTGATGAATTTCAGGCAATTACAGTTAACTCACTTAACATAGCTCTAGGTTTACAGCGCACAGGAGATCCGTATAATAATTATTGGGATGGAAGATTTCAGGCAAAACCCATGTTTCAGGGAATTAGACACTGCAATATTTTTATTGAGAATTTAGAGGATCCCTTACAAGTACCAGATATTGACGCTAGTGAACGAGAGCGATGGATAGCCGAAGCAAAATTTTTAAAGGCTTATTACCATTTTTATTTAATGCGTATGTATGGTGCATCACCTATAATTCGTGAAAATGTAAGTATAGACGCAGATGCGTCTGAGTTTGATATCCCGCGTTCTCCTTATGATGAAGGCATAGATTACGTTGTTGAATTGCTTGATGAAGCTGCAGCTATATTGCCTCCTTCTATAGCAGATCAAAATACTGAATATGGCCGTATTACGTCAGTCATTGCAAAGGGTCTAAAAGCTCGTGTATTGTTAACAGCCGCCAGTCCCTTATTTAACGGAAACGAAGATTTATCTGGTGTAATAAATCCTGATGGGACGGCATTGTACAATACTACTTACGAGCTATCTAAATGGCAGGAAGCAGCAGATGCTGCTCTTGAAGCTATAGAAACAGCAGAAAATGCAGGTCATGCTTTGTATGAATTTGCAGGTAATACCTTTAATCTTTCAGATACAACTGCTACTAAATTAAGTATACGTAACGCGGTTACCTTACGTAGAAGTCAGGAAGTGTTATGGCCCAATACCCAGAGCATTGTAACAGATTTACAGCGTCAAACTATGGCACCTCTTTCTATAGACGACAATCACAGGTCTGCTGAGAAAATTGTTTCGCCAACGCTTGATATGGCAAAGCTTTTTTACTCTAAAAATGGAGTGCCTATAAATGAAGATAAAAATTTAAACTTCAACAATATCTTAGAAATTAGAGAAGCAAATGCTTCGGAAGGAAATAATATTCTTCAGGGATATAGAACTTCCCGTTTAAACTTTGACAGAGAACATCGGTTTTATGCAAATTTAGGTTTTGACGGTTCGATATGGTATCGTAACGCAGATCAGGATGTTGAGAACGAGTCGCATATTGAAGGTAAATACGCAGACTACGCCGGAAGCAATCACGCGTTTTTCTTCAACGTAACAGGTTATTACTTAAAAAAGTTAGTTAATAACGATCAAAGCTTTGGTGCGAATGGTTCTTCATTTAGATCTTACGCCTGGCCAGAATTGAGATTAGCAGACTTGTATTTAATGTATGCTGAAGCTTTAAATGAAATAAATGGTCCTAGTGGTGAAGTTCTTCAGTATCTAGATTTAATTAGAGACCGTGCGGGACTAGAGGGTGTTGAGACTTCCTGGACTCAATTTTCTAACAACCCTAATAAACCAAATTCTCAAAATGGTTTACGAGAAATCATACATCAAGAGCGTTTGATTGAGCTTGCTTTTGAAGGTCAACGTTATTGGGATTTATTACGATGGAAAAAAGCCGTACGTGAATTTAATCAACCTATACAGGGATGGAATGTTTATGGTGAAGATGAGGCTGCTTATTACCAGATTAGAACATTACATCAACAACGTTTTGTAGCGCCTAGAGATTATTTCTGGCCTATTTGGGAATATGCACTTCTACAGAATTCGAATCTGGTACAGAATCCGGGGTGGAATTAA
- a CDS encoding DUF4998 domain-containing protein, with protein MKIHKLTKIVLLVLLTVLGSCADVAEMDDFKDFTADGEINYSEKVDSLKIFSGKNRAKIQGIVDADPKITEFRVYWDSKKDSVVVPITRSIGIDTLEVIISDLPENIYNFEIRTFDSQGNSSIPVSATGEVYGERYQATLFNRPVIANNLIEDSLVINYAGMDLTSGVLGTEIVYTNTSDEEIELYVPIAEPSVTILDFKNSSTYKYRTLFKPEETAIDTFYTAYNNLKPIPKPLMVNAKMPFATSARSGRWGTVAEWTTNDNAKTHGNPPVGGFDNNGGRDAMGLESWGSPLIRNGKIHQMVDVQPASYSLNVNLSNGNKLSEAGTRVFIVVAKGEGLPDIDDVTTSTDVLGFKKITATGNIIVDFISEENAPVSVGIVTDFTVDQSYWKILEWDIVVK; from the coding sequence ATGAAAATACATAAATTAACCAAAATAGTTCTTCTCGTACTGTTAACGGTGCTCGGCTCCTGTGCAGATGTTGCAGAAATGGATGATTTTAAAGATTTTACCGCAGACGGTGAGATTAATTATTCTGAGAAGGTAGATTCTTTAAAGATTTTTTCGGGAAAAAATCGTGCTAAAATACAGGGTATTGTAGATGCAGATCCTAAAATTACTGAGTTTAGAGTTTATTGGGATAGTAAAAAAGATTCTGTAGTAGTGCCTATTACGCGTTCGATAGGAATAGATACACTAGAGGTAATAATTTCAGACTTACCAGAGAACATTTATAATTTTGAAATACGCACATTTGATAGTCAGGGCAATAGTTCTATACCTGTATCTGCAACGGGAGAGGTCTATGGAGAGCGCTACCAGGCAACCTTGTTTAATAGACCTGTGATAGCAAATAATCTCATAGAAGATAGTTTAGTTATTAACTATGCAGGAATGGATCTTACTTCAGGTGTTTTAGGAACCGAGATTGTATATACCAACACAAGTGATGAAGAAATAGAATTGTATGTACCTATAGCTGAACCATCGGTAACGATACTTGACTTTAAAAATTCTTCAACATATAAATATCGTACATTATTTAAACCAGAAGAAACGGCGATTGATACATTTTATACGGCGTACAATAATTTAAAGCCTATTCCTAAGCCATTAATGGTTAATGCTAAAATGCCTTTTGCTACTAGTGCAAGATCTGGTAGATGGGGAACAGTTGCAGAGTGGACAACAAATGATAATGCAAAAACGCACGGGAATCCACCAGTAGGAGGGTTTGACAATAATGGTGGGCGTGATGCAATGGGATTAGAAAGTTGGGGATCACCCCTAATACGCAATGGTAAAATTCACCAGATGGTAGATGTGCAGCCTGCTTCATACTCGTTAAATGTAAATTTATCAAACGGGAATAAACTGAGTGAAGCCGGAACCCGCGTGTTTATAGTAGTTGCGAAAGGTGAAGGTCTTCCTGATATTGATGACGTAACGACTTCTACTGATGTATTGGGCTTCAAAAAAATTACAGCTACAGGAAATATTATAGTAGATTTTATTTCAGAAGAAAATGCTCCGGTATCAGTAGGTATTGTGACAGATTTTACTGTAGATCAGAGTTACTGGAAAATACTTGAGTGGGATATAGTAGTAAAATAA
- a CDS encoding SusC/RagA family TonB-linked outer membrane protein encodes MIHTINKLKHRFCLLLVVLGSLTSGSLFAANTEILGAPQNVVTGTIYDGNDKQPLIGVTVQEKGTNNGTATDFDGKYSIRVAKGATLVYSFVGFVTKEVVVGDQQTIDMTLNLSQESLEETVVIAFSGKQKKTNMVTSVVSVNPEQLKGPTNNLTNMLAGRVPGMISYQRSGEPGADNSDFFIRGLSTFGSGKRDPLILIDGIESTSTDLARLQPDDIDSFSVLKDAAAASVYGARGANGVVLITTKRGKSGKTNFSFRSQTRVSSNTKNFNFADNITYMNMANEAALTRDRQAILPYTQTKIDRTAAGDNPLLYPSNNWIDQMVKDYTVNESINISASGGSEKARYYVAGTYNIDNGILDVEPINNFNSNIKLRNYSIRSNLDIELTETTDLSLNVYGQFDDYNGPVGGRDRYNGNPVSGGTYVFNTAVWSNPVAFPAIYPQELKPLIEHPLFGGAPSQLGGNTLLFNPYAEMVKGYQTSKASTIQAQIQIKQDLGFITEGLSFRSMGYIRRYAFYEIQRQYNPFYYSSSLNPIDNSIDLSVLNDGSEGSIGQTGTEFIDVIGGSNRQNINSRIYNESQLNYNRTFAEKHTISAMLLNLIYSTENGVVGNDLQGSLPFRNHGVSGSLSYSFDDRYLTSFSFGYNGSERFAKGHRYGFFPSVGLGWRISKEKFFEPISDAVTNLKLRLTYGKAGNDQIGEDRDRFFYLSNVDSNNPFYGATFGQDFNYGRPGVLISRYPNEEIGWEESEQYNLGIDLELYKSLNLTFDIFKQKRSNILQTRSEIGSVIGLTAQPQANFAELESHGFEVALDYNKQFNNNWWTQLRATMTYATNEITQYDELNYPDNLSYLSRVGQHSSQTYGYIAERLFVDQEEVNNSPTQFGDVNGGDIKYRDVNGDGQITPLDKVPIGLPTVPEFIYGFGGSVGYKNFDLSMFFQGSARSSFFINPQRIAPFVVEGRYQNGLLNVIAEDYWSEDNRNAYAFWPRLSQTQETNNIQESTWWLRNGDFLRLKNVEFGYKAPESVLNALNIKSMRVYVSALNLAVWSSFDLWDPEMGGNGLGYPIQSVYNFGLQFDF; translated from the coding sequence ATGATACATACTATTAATAAATTAAAACACCGGTTTTGCTTGCTTCTCGTGGTTTTAGGTAGTCTCACTTCCGGCAGTTTATTTGCTGCAAATACAGAAATTTTAGGAGCTCCTCAAAATGTGGTTACAGGAACCATTTATGACGGTAACGATAAGCAACCTTTAATTGGTGTTACCGTACAGGAGAAAGGTACTAATAATGGTACGGCTACAGATTTTGACGGAAAGTATAGTATACGGGTTGCTAAAGGGGCTACGTTAGTATACTCATTTGTAGGTTTTGTCACAAAAGAAGTTGTGGTGGGTGACCAGCAAACTATAGATATGACTCTTAATTTGAGTCAGGAATCTCTTGAAGAAACCGTTGTTATCGCCTTTAGCGGAAAGCAGAAAAAAACAAATATGGTGACTTCGGTTGTTTCGGTTAATCCAGAACAATTAAAAGGACCTACAAACAACCTTACTAATATGCTTGCCGGTCGTGTTCCCGGTATGATTTCTTATCAACGTTCTGGAGAGCCGGGTGCAGATAATTCAGACTTTTTTATACGTGGTTTGAGTACGTTTGGTTCGGGTAAACGGGACCCTTTAATACTTATAGATGGTATAGAATCTACTTCTACAGATTTAGCGCGTCTTCAACCTGATGATATTGATTCATTTTCAGTCTTAAAAGATGCTGCAGCTGCTTCGGTCTATGGTGCACGAGGAGCAAACGGGGTGGTTTTAATTACTACCAAACGTGGTAAATCTGGTAAGACAAATTTTAGTTTTAGATCACAAACACGGGTTTCTTCAAATACTAAGAACTTTAATTTCGCAGATAATATCACGTATATGAATATGGCTAATGAAGCTGCTCTTACCCGAGATCGCCAGGCCATATTACCATATACACAAACAAAAATAGATAGAACTGCTGCGGGAGATAATCCCCTTTTATATCCTAGTAATAACTGGATAGATCAGATGGTTAAAGATTATACGGTAAATGAAAGTATAAATATTAGTGCAAGCGGTGGTTCTGAAAAGGCACGATACTATGTGGCAGGTACTTATAATATAGATAACGGAATCTTAGATGTAGAGCCTATTAATAACTTTAATAGTAACATTAAACTACGTAACTATTCCATTAGAAGTAACTTAGATATAGAACTTACAGAGACTACAGACTTATCACTTAATGTGTATGGTCAGTTTGATGATTATAATGGTCCGGTAGGTGGTAGAGATCGTTATAATGGTAATCCTGTATCTGGAGGTACTTATGTATTTAATACAGCAGTATGGTCAAACCCGGTTGCGTTTCCTGCAATTTATCCGCAGGAATTAAAGCCGCTTATTGAGCATCCACTATTTGGAGGTGCTCCTTCACAATTAGGGGGAAATACATTGTTATTTAATCCGTATGCAGAGATGGTTAAAGGATATCAAACCAGTAAGGCATCTACGATACAGGCACAAATTCAAATTAAACAAGATCTTGGTTTTATTACTGAAGGATTGAGTTTTAGATCTATGGGCTATATACGACGCTATGCTTTTTATGAAATTCAACGTCAATATAATCCCTTTTACTACTCATCTTCACTTAACCCCATTGATAATTCTATAGATTTAAGTGTACTTAATGATGGTAGTGAAGGCTCTATAGGTCAGACAGGAACCGAGTTTATTGATGTAATAGGTGGTTCTAACCGTCAAAACATCAATTCTAGAATCTATAATGAATCGCAATTAAACTACAACCGCACATTTGCAGAAAAACATACAATTTCTGCCATGCTCCTTAACTTAATTTATAGTACAGAAAATGGAGTAGTAGGTAACGACTTACAAGGTTCATTACCATTTCGTAATCACGGGGTTTCCGGTAGTCTATCTTATTCATTTGATGATAGGTACTTAACATCATTCAGCTTTGGATATAATGGTTCAGAACGATTTGCAAAAGGGCATCGTTATGGCTTTTTCCCATCGGTAGGTTTAGGATGGAGAATATCTAAGGAGAAATTCTTTGAACCTATAAGTGATGCAGTAACAAATTTAAAATTACGCTTAACATATGGTAAAGCTGGTAATGATCAAATAGGTGAAGACCGGGACCGTTTTTTCTATTTATCTAATGTTGATTCAAATAATCCTTTTTATGGGGCAACCTTCGGTCAGGATTTTAACTATGGAAGACCTGGAGTATTAATATCTAGATATCCTAATGAGGAAATAGGTTGGGAAGAATCTGAGCAATATAACCTGGGAATAGATTTAGAACTCTATAAATCCTTAAATCTAACCTTTGATATATTTAAGCAGAAGCGAAGCAATATACTACAAACACGTTCTGAAATAGGATCTGTAATAGGGTTAACGGCTCAACCACAAGCAAATTTTGCAGAGCTTGAAAGTCACGGTTTTGAGGTGGCTTTAGATTATAATAAACAATTTAACAACAACTGGTGGACACAGTTACGTGCCACAATGACTTATGCGACTAATGAGATTACCCAATATGACGAATTAAACTATCCCGATAATTTGAGCTATTTGTCGCGTGTGGGGCAGCACTCAAGTCAAACCTATGGTTATATAGCAGAGCGACTTTTTGTAGATCAAGAAGAGGTAAATAATTCACCTACTCAGTTTGGTGATGTAAATGGCGGTGATATTAAATACCGTGATGTAAACGGTGATGGTCAAATCACACCCCTTGATAAAGTTCCTATTGGTTTACCTACTGTGCCAGAATTTATTTATGGTTTTGGGGGTAGTGTAGGCTATAAGAATTTTGATTTAAGCATGTTTTTTCAGGGTTCTGCACGATCGTCATTTTTCATAAATCCTCAGCGCATAGCTCCATTTGTGGTAGAGGGTCGCTATCAGAACGGATTATTAAATGTAATCGCAGAAGATTATTGGTCTGAAGACAACCGTAACGCCTATGCATTTTGGCCACGTTTGAGTCAAACTCAGGAAACAAATAATATTCAAGAATCTACCTGGTGGTTACGCAACGGGGATTTTTTAAGATTAAAAAATGTTGAATTTGGGTACAAGGCACCAGAAAGCGTTTTAAATGCTTTAAATATAAAATCAATGCGTGTTTATGTTAGTGCATTAAACCTTGCGGTGTGGAGCAGTTTTGATCTTTGGGATCCAGAAATGGGAGGTAATGGTTTAGGTTATCCTATACAATCTGTTTACAATTTTGGTTTACAATTTGACTTTTAA